AAAGGCGGCTCAGGTCTTGGGTGGCAACAACACATCCAACGGCACACCAAGCCTTCAGGTAAAAAAGTCTGGgaagaaaactaaaaaataaaatgCGGAAAGAGGAAAGAAGTGACAAACTTAAAACATATGATGAAAATATCAGAATGGACATGTGATAGGTTTCAATGTTCCTTTTCTTTTCAGGATTTAGGCATGATGGGTGACTTTGTTGACGACCAGGACAATTCTCCTGTGCAAATGGAGGATCTAGATGCACAAACAACAAATTTTCAATTATTCAAGGGAGGGGATGATATATCATTTGATGACTGTCAAGGAGATGGATGCCAACCCTCTTTGATGATATTAGCTTGGATCAGGTGAGCAAAAATGTTTTCTAGTGAAGAAACTTAGAGAGGAAAAACACAAAAGGTATCgataaaaaaaaatagaaaactgtCATACTGCTCATGGAAAAAAAGAGATAAACTGGCACACATTTAATGATAAACTTGTCAGTACAACACCTGCAGGTTGATACAAACAATGAAAGAAGAGACGGGTCTTCTGAGAGGGAGCAAAATCATAGCTGGAATCTTGATTCGCCGACATGTGTGCAAGCTGGTTCCTCCAGACAGTCTCGAGAGGAAGGAACATCAACTGATGCATGCCATCTGCAAGTGCAAGACAACGAGAATGAAGATAATGAAATCAATGAAGAATCAATAGAAGTTTTTTTGGAAAATGAAAGACGGGCCGCAGAAGGAGGGAACGATAGAACAATTGATAGTGAGCTGAAACCTGAAACAGGGATGCATTTTGCTACGAGGGAAGAAGCTCAAAAGTTCTTAAACTTCTATGCctttgttgctggtttctccatatctGTTGTGTCGACTGCCCGCACAACCAGCAAAAAAAGGGACAGAGAAGTTACAAGGGTAACACTGAAATGCAACAAGTATGGGCATAATACAGAGGCTGAAATTGAAAACTTGTCTGTGCAAAGAAAAAGCACTGTCATAGCGAAGACAGACTGCAAAGCACAAATGCTAATTGCTTTGAAAGATGGAAGATGGCGTATAACTAACCTCAATCTTGATCATAACCATGAGCTCAACCCTGGTAGTAGGTTTTTTAGATCTCATGTTTACATGTCCGATGAAGAGAAAGCATTGATCAGAACAATGAAAAAGTGCAACATACCTACGAGGAAGATAGTGGCAGTGTTGGCGTACATAAGACGAGGAATGGACAAGTTACCGTACAACAAAAGGAAAGTGAGTAACTATGGTACAACGGTAAACAGAGAACTGGAAAACAGTGATGTCATGGAAGTGCAGCAATACTTCCAGAAGAAACAAGCTGAGAGCCCTAGATTTTGCTACTCAATGGAAGTAGATGCAAAAAACAAGGTCAGGAGCGTGTTTTGGACAGATGCTAGATCTAGAATAATGTACCAAGAGTATGGGGACTGCATTAGCTTTGACACAACATTCCTAACAAACAAGTACAACTTGCCGTTTGCACCATTCGTTGGTGTTTCTCCACATGGGAAGACATACTTGTTTGCTTGTGCCCTTATTATCGATGAAACTGCTAACACATTCAAGTGGTTGTTCCAGCAGTTCTTAGCAGCAATGGGAGGCAAGGCACCCAAAACAATAATAACTGACCAAGACAGAGGAATGGAAAAGGCAATAAAAGTTGTGTTTCCACAAGCAACACACATAACATGCTTGTTCCATGTGATGAAAAAAGCCGAAGAGAAAGGGTGCAGAGTGTTTCAACTGAATCAAGGACTATATGAGGACTTTCACGACATAGTGAATAACTCATTGACAGAGAGAGAGTTTGAAACACTATGGCAAACAATGATTGAAACTTACAATGTGGGTGAGGTGAAAATTTTCCAAGACATGTGGGAAGCAAGGAAAAAATTTGTGCCAGTGTACTTCAAGACAAAGTTTTTCCCATTCATCCAAACAACAGCTAGGAGTGAGGGCACAAATGCTTTGTTCAAGAAGGGGGTTGGTGCACAGTTCAGCATGACAAGCTTCCTACGAGAATATCAGAGAATACTAGACAACATCCATGCAAATGAGGATGAGCTTGACCATAATGCAAAGCACAAAAAAGTTTCCTAGAAATCATTCAACACTAAGTACTACATCGAGAGACAAGCACACAGCCTGTACAACATAAGCATCTTCAGAAAAATTTCAGCTCattctcaatgatgtaacaagattGCAAATCagagaaaaggaaaaaatgaaacTATACATGGTGTACCAAGCAAAGAACTACTACAAACAAGAACACAGGACAAGGCTTTATGTGGTGCAAGTGGATACTGAGAAAGAAGATTACTCCTGCATTTGTTGCAAGTTTGAAAAGGATGGCATTTTGTGCTCTCATATTCTAAAAGTCATGTTGCACCTTGAGGTGGATAAGATACCAGACAAATACATAATAGACAGGTGGAGGAAACAAGGCCAGAAAATGAATAAACCCAAGGCGATTCCACTCAGATTAGATAATGATGAACTGAGATACAATGTCCTAGGCATGAAGCTAGTGGAGCTTGGCTCAAACGCTTCAAAGAGTCAAAGGAAGTTTGAATACCTGCTATCAGAAATGTTCAGGATTCAACAACACTTAATTGATATGgatagagaaggagaagaagagatgGATGGGCAAGGAGAACAAATAGAGGAGAGCAACAGATCCAACAAGACAATAGGCACACTGACAACTATGGCACAGAGTGGTGGCAGCAATTCAACTATTGAGCTATTGAATCCTGATAAGGCGCACACAAAAGGGCGCCCACGAATGATGACCATACAAGAACGCATAAAAAACAAGACATTCTACAAGTGCAGCCACTGTAATGATCCGGGTCACACAAAAAGGAAATGCACTAATCTGGATAAAGTATACGACATCCCAAAAAATAAGAGATCAAGGAAGACAAGCCAGCCAAGATCAGCTGATGGAGGTGATTCTCTATAAAAAAACAACTAGAAAATAAACATAGCACTCCATTGACACACTCATAAAAAACTGTGGAAAATGGTATTGTTATCGACTAACTGTGGAAAATGGTATTGTTAACAGGGCGAGGGCGATAGAACGCTACCAACAAAGAGATCAACGCCACCAACATACCTATCAATGAGGTCTCCCAACTGCAGCAATGACGTGGCTCCTACCCTGCAACTCTAACTCCCTCTGCTCGTACCCTGCATGGATAGAGAACAAAGGAGTAGTCAGGACTATTTACATTTTCTGATTGCACAAACTTCATGTAAGAAAAAAAGATTGAGAGAAAAAAGAATGTTTACAAAAAATATGTGAAAAACCTTATTAGAAGCAAAGAATATGAACAAAAATGAGTGTGATGTTTTCATGTTATTTGATATAGATGCGAACAGGGACTGATTGTAGACATCTTTGTTAGTCTTTCATTGCAGTAGTGATACTGAGCATGGCGTCTCTCAAAAAAAAGAGCGGCGCATAGAGTGAGGTTTTAGAAAAATCACACCGATGGAAAAAGTGGTACACACCGCAGAATGAATTAGACACCTACGGGTTCAGACACTAAACTGACAGACGCATAACATTAGAAAAACTAAGACTTAAGTTACTGAAAATTAAGGAAGAACAAACAAACTGACAAGGTAAATGATAGTCTGTCTCTGAATGTATACATCTGACATAGAAGACAAACATTTGTATCTACATGAAAAAGGAAGTGGCCACCATTTACAACAAATATGATATGCTCGTACAACCAACGACAACTTTCTCAACAGTTCAACCGACCACTACACTACACAAAAATTGATCTAGATGATGCTACAAAATTGTTTTAAATGAGCTCTCTTCTTCTCTTGATGCCCATCCAACAAGCCTAGAAACAGAGAAACGCCACCGCTGTCATGGAGGATTGCTGACGAAGTCACCCtaacaaaggaaaaaaaagaaaaaacacacaTCATAAGACAGTTAGAAAAAAATGCAGAAAAGAATAAAAAAGATGtgaaaaataaaatttaaaaaacGTGAAAAAAATGAAGAGTTAAAATGAATGAATGAGAAGAAGAACCTGTAAGTTGAAACCAGTGACAAGGCTCTTGTCTGCAGTGTTTTTCTTCCAAAAGAAAAGTTGGTTCATGTACTGAATTCTTATGTGTTGGATGTCGTCATGTGAGAAAATCTTGCGCAGATCCAAGGGTGGTGCCCATATCTCCATTATCTTTGTTGCAAACACTCCACAATCATTTCTGAAAAAAAAGAGGTGATGTTCAAAAAAAAACAAGCTGAAAAAGggggaaaacaaaaataaaaacaagaGCAGGTGGGGAAAGAGAGCCCTTACCCATTAGTCTGTTTGGGCACATGAGGGTACATCCTTTTGAAAATCTTGAAATTATGCTGGTCTGTTTGGAAAATGATTTCCCACAACTTGATGAAGTTCTTGATCTGCATGTGAATaaaaaatgatgaaaaaaagaaacataaaaaaTAAAATCATATAGATGGGGGGAAGGCATTTAGACAAAAAAAAGATGTGATGAATAAAGTGTGATGgacagaaacaaaagaaaaaaggtGATGAACAACTTACAAATTTCTCTCTGATAGTCTTGTGAAGATACGAGTCCTTGTCATAAAAAGAATCCAAGAAAGCAAAAAGTTTCCACTTGAAATCGACAGCAAACACTATCCAATGGTTGTCGAGACATGTGGGGAAGAACAGCTaatcaaaaatagaaaaaaataaaaacacatTAAAAGAGTTggaacaaaaaaaatcaaaacggaAAAAAATAgaacacaaacaaaaaaagaaaaaataaatgaaGAAGGACAAAGAAGAACACACCGTATTTGACAAATCTAGACGTTTACCCCTACTTGCTGATGCTGCCCCCAGAAACGAAGTGGCAATTGATCTTAGTTTATCGTCTTGGTAGTTCAGTATGTTCTCCTGCAGGGAACAGACAAATACATGACCAAAATGGCAAAGTAGAGGCAGGGTAATGTACACCAAAAAATGATGTAAaaaaccagcaaaagaaaaaaatgatAAATTTTGAACCAAACTAAAAACATACACCAATATTCGGGAAGAAATGGTGCCTTCCAGAGATTGAGGGATGACGGTCCTCGAAGAACTTCCGACAAAAGCAAGGGATCAAAAAGTTGTCGACGTGCCCGGTTGGCATAAGGCTTTGTCCAAGTGATACATAATTGCAATGAACCATCGAGTACGTCAACGCATACTTCCTGTTTGTTGCCAcatagaaacaaaaaaaactaatcaGGCACGGCCATACTTTTCTATGGGCGAACAGGAATAATCTAGTCGGTGTTCTTGGTCTTGGCGATTGCCATCTTCTGATGAAACAACATTTGATCATTGTTTAAGCTATATTGGCGAAAAATGGATTTTGTATGCTGCCATGCTTACCATGAGCTATTCAAGTAGCACTAGGAAACATAGGGTTTTGTGAGTGCGCAAAAACATACCACGGGACAGTAAGATTTAAAACCTTATTTGCCTACTTATTCACTAATGTTTATATTGCCAGTAACTCAAAGGTATCAGACCTTAACTGGTGTATATACAGTCTAAAAGCCCTAAACTTTAACTAAGATATTTCAGCGTGAAGCACTGACTTGAGCTTGTTTTGAGGTGACACTATAGCAAAATCAACAACGAGAAAGCCAAAAGAACAATGGTAACTTTTTTCACAGGCTGAAAAGACACAAAAATacacatgattttttttctcaGTCAAAGAACTATGATACAAAAGAAAAACACCAATGACAGTGACATGTTGGAGGAAGAGAATTTTGATCGATCAATCAAAGTGTTAAAAAACTAGTGAGATGTTTGACAGCTTCAAAATGATATACTACAAAATTATGATATAGTACACACTTTAAAGATTGAAAAAAGACCAGTATGTAAAAATACTTAAATAAAACAGGCTAAAAAACTGATTAACGTACCTCTGAATTCTTTTTGTATATG
This portion of the Triticum dicoccoides isolate Atlit2015 ecotype Zavitan chromosome 7A, WEW_v2.0, whole genome shotgun sequence genome encodes:
- the LOC119330331 gene encoding uncharacterized protein LOC119330331, with product MHYNSIIELAYTKRIQRKYALTYSMVHCNYVSLGQSLMPTGHVDNFLIPCFCRKFFEDRHPSISGRHHFFPNIGENILNYQDDKLRSIATSFLGAASASRGKRLDLSNTLFFPTCLDNHWIVFAVDFKWKLFAFLDSFYDKDSYLHKTIREKFIKNFIKLWEIIFQTDQHNFKIFKRMYPHVPKQTNGNDCGVFATKIMEIWAPPLDLRKIFSHDDIQHIRIQYMNQLFFWKKNTADKSLVTGFNLQGDFVSNPP